One Algibacter sp. L3A6 genomic region harbors:
- the sprA gene encoding cell surface protein SprA, translating to MRRTNLYFYKSIKHVAFLLAMLCFSVISWGQEKEQDSVKKGYQQGEIKTSRPNSIESKYTYDALTDRYIYTEKIGKFNINYPVILTPKEYYALVSKQNLSSYYKEKVDAFSGKKEGADEAQKNLLPEFYVKSDFFESIFGGSTIEVIPQGSVEMDLGVLFSKQDNPSFSPRNRSNFTFDFDQRISLSLLGKVGTRLQINANYDTQSTFDFQNLIKLEYTPTEDDILQKIEVGNVSMPLNSSLITGAQSLFGVKAQLQFGKTTITGVFSEQRSESNTVVAQSGGTLEDFELFIRDYDENRHFFLAQYFRDNYDKALKTYPYLDTRGLQITRIEVWITNRSNRTDNVRNIVALQDLGESDKVYSGVNVFGGPGALPRNSNNAFDPTKITQSGPTSQLNSSIRDVATIKSGIEVSGTNEGFDYSTLENARKLTESSEYNVNTELGYISLNQRLNSDEVLAVAFQYTIGGEVYQVGEFANDGVSATDVTTNTNGDVTQVVNSNLVVKLLKSSITNVDLPIWDLMMKNIYDTGAYNLSSEDFKLNIFYNEASPLNYITPVGTTDFPDPLPGDKPLNEQPLLRVFNLDKLNYNNDPQTSGDGFFDFVEGITVLSQNGQIIFPNAEPFGEYLFDVLGGGDYENDGSYNENQEKYVYDVLYKSTKTKALDENEKNKFKLKGRYKSSGGDGISIGGFNLSPGSVRVTAGGRVLVEGIDYTVNYQLGQVQILDESLKASNTPIEVSTENNAVFGQQTKRFTGINVEHKFNENFVLGGTFLNLNERPITQKANYGTEPINNTIIGFNGNYATKVPFLTRLVNKLPNIDTDAESNFSVRGEVAYLLPGSPSGTDLNGEATSYIDDFEGSQNSIDLRSQQSWFLSSRPVGLNTPTNGNEDDNGIQNGYQRAMLNWYSIDPVFYTSQRPDDITDEDMSSLYTSRVFINELFPDRDLVQGQNSVIYTLDLAYYPQERGPYNYDPAAADGIDAVEARDSWAGITRQLTSTDFEQQNVEYIEFWLQDPFQENQTNPGGKLVFNLGNISEDIIKDGRKLYENGLPDDGNIDLLQKTAWGTVVPQNQSLIYAFDSTGDERTNQDVGYDGYPDSGETPVIADDPELTAIYNNYSGLDDPANDNYEYFLNAEGDIFDRYKKYNGVEGNTPDTFSDTDRGANTQPDVEDINRDNTMNTIDSYYEYELDIQPQYLPKSSAEFDNISDANPLKEYLRDFKDQPRTLPNGESVNVRWYQIRIPVEGNDRVAVGGISDLRSVRFSRIYLKDFVQPTIFRFGTLDLVRSDWRRYAQTLNDDIPYDSSIDFSVEIIGTIENDGSYERPPGIEPEELYNNNTVVEQNEQSLVLKACGLEAEDSRAVYKNVSFDMRQYKRLRMFMHADDDDSGNLDDEELVGFIRMGNDLTENYYQIEIPLQVSQSTTRDGLWPTANEINIPIEILGKVKAQGISDMSLANEDPTFYDVIGDDIQIVSDEFSGYTLGQHRVGIKGNPNFGDIRTLMVGVKNISSDKGDVCGAVWFNEMRLSDMDNEGGWAAVVSMDTNFADFASISATGSQSTSGFGALEQGPSQRSLEDVKQYDVVTNVNVGQLLPKKWGIQIPFNYGQSEELITPKYDQFYEDLTLDSRLDAAVTEVDKDKIKKQSEDYTKRQSINLIGVRKNRTGEAKPRFYDVENVTLNYSYNKVEHRDFEIENSVSKTVRVGANYAHNFNPVTIQPFKKNDSLFTGKYWKILKDFNLNLLPSSFTINTDLNRQFNRQKFRDADLSDGSNIEIEELFRRNYTFDFQYTVNYNLTESLQFNFTASNNNIVRNYFQDNIINGEQDPTLDVWDGFLDFGDPNRQMQNLGLTYQLPLNKIPVFSFVNATYQYTGNFQWQKGSDLYGSLELDGETYDLGNTIQNANTHNINTSFDMNKLYKYIGLVKKPIRRVRTRTTGPPTGKSSAKDKKQPKVKSQSTTKLLNAGIDILTSVKRVQFNYSENNGTYLPGYTQTPGFLGTLKPTFGYTFGSQADIRSLAARNGWLTVYQDFNQQFTSTNTKQLDVSASLEPVKDLKIDIVGNRTYYKNFTENYRVDVNNDNQYIGLTPNTFGNFNISTLLIKTAFSKSDETVSDAFNDFRSNRLIIARRLAAQNGADVNDLDDEGYPKGFGKNSQNVLLPAFLAAYAGTDASKVNMSAFRDVPIPNWDLKYSGFMKMAWFKKRFKRFSLTHGYRSTYTINQFQTNLDYNEVDFSLPYDDQPDDTKDQSGNYKSERLFSNINLTEMFSPLVRIDMEMKNSVKILAEIKKDRLISLSFDNNLMTEIIGNEFILGLGYRIKDLRIRSNLAGPQKRIVSDLNMKADISIRDNKTIIRYLDLENNQVTSGQTIWGLKYSADYAFSKNLTGIFYFDYSFSEYAISTAFPLTTIRSGFTIRYNFGN from the coding sequence TTGAGAAGAACTAACCTCTATTTTTATAAATCAATAAAACACGTGGCTTTTTTATTGGCCATGCTGTGTTTTTCAGTAATATCTTGGGGACAAGAAAAAGAGCAAGATTCTGTAAAAAAAGGGTATCAGCAAGGTGAAATAAAAACATCGAGGCCAAATAGTATTGAGTCTAAATACACTTATGATGCTTTAACTGATAGGTATATTTACACTGAAAAAATAGGGAAGTTCAATATTAATTACCCTGTAATTTTAACACCAAAGGAGTACTATGCTTTGGTGTCAAAACAAAATTTAAGTAGTTATTATAAAGAAAAAGTCGATGCGTTTTCTGGTAAAAAAGAGGGAGCAGACGAAGCTCAAAAAAACCTATTACCAGAGTTTTATGTAAAGTCCGATTTTTTTGAATCTATTTTTGGAGGTAGCACCATAGAGGTTATTCCGCAAGGTTCTGTAGAAATGGATTTGGGTGTTTTATTCTCAAAACAAGATAACCCATCATTTTCACCAAGAAATAGAAGTAATTTTACGTTCGATTTTGATCAACGTATCAGTTTAAGTTTATTAGGAAAAGTGGGAACACGTCTTCAAATAAATGCGAATTATGATACACAATCTACTTTCGATTTTCAAAACCTTATAAAATTAGAGTACACGCCAACTGAGGATGATATTCTTCAAAAAATAGAAGTTGGTAACGTAAGTATGCCATTAAATAGTTCTTTAATAACGGGAGCGCAAAGTTTATTTGGTGTAAAGGCTCAATTGCAATTTGGTAAAACAACTATTACGGGTGTGTTTTCCGAGCAACGTTCTGAATCAAATACTGTCGTAGCTCAAAGTGGAGGAACTCTTGAAGATTTCGAATTGTTTATTAGAGATTACGACGAAAATAGACACTTTTTCTTAGCGCAGTATTTTAGAGATAATTACGATAAAGCTTTAAAAACTTACCCATATTTAGATACAAGAGGTTTACAAATTACTAGAATTGAAGTTTGGATTACTAACAGAAGTAATAGAACAGATAATGTTAGAAATATTGTGGCACTTCAGGATTTAGGTGAAAGTGATAAAGTATATTCTGGAGTTAATGTTTTTGGCGGACCGGGCGCACTTCCTAGAAATAGTAATAATGCATTCGATCCAACTAAAATAACGCAGTCTGGGCCAACATCTCAATTAAACTCTAGTATTAGAGATGTGGCAACCATTAAATCTGGTATAGAAGTATCGGGAACTAATGAAGGTTTCGATTATTCAACTTTAGAAAATGCAAGAAAATTAACTGAAAGTTCGGAATATAATGTAAATACAGAGTTAGGTTATATTTCATTAAATCAACGTTTAAACAGTGATGAAGTATTAGCCGTTGCCTTCCAATATACTATAGGTGGCGAGGTGTATCAGGTTGGTGAATTTGCTAACGATGGTGTTTCTGCTACCGATGTTACTACAAATACAAATGGCGATGTTACTCAGGTTGTAAATAGTAATTTAGTAGTAAAATTATTAAAAAGTAGTATTACCAATGTCGATCTGCCTATCTGGGATTTAATGATGAAAAACATCTACGACACGGGTGCTTATAATTTAAGTTCGGAAGATTTTAAACTGAACATTTTTTATAATGAAGCTTCTCCTCTAAACTACATTACACCAGTTGGAACAACAGATTTTCCTGATCCATTACCTGGAGATAAACCTTTAAATGAACAACCACTTTTACGTGTGTTCAATTTAGATAAATTAAACTACAACAACGATCCACAAACAAGTGGTGATGGTTTTTTTGACTTTGTTGAAGGTATTACGGTACTATCGCAAAACGGACAAATTATTTTTCCGAATGCAGAACCTTTTGGAGAATATTTATTTGATGTTTTAGGTGGTGGTGATTATGAAAATGACGGATCATACAACGAAAATCAAGAAAAATATGTTTATGATGTGCTGTATAAAAGTACAAAAACAAAAGCTTTAGACGAAAACGAAAAGAATAAATTCAAACTAAAAGGACGTTATAAATCATCGGGTGGCGATGGCATTTCTATTGGTGGTTTTAATCTTTCACCAGGATCTGTGAGAGTTACTGCTGGCGGACGTGTTTTGGTTGAAGGTATAGATTATACTGTAAATTATCAGTTAGGTCAGGTTCAAATTTTAGATGAATCTTTAAAAGCTTCGAATACACCAATTGAAGTTTCAACAGAAAATAATGCTGTTTTTGGTCAGCAAACTAAACGTTTTACAGGTATAAATGTAGAGCATAAGTTTAATGAGAATTTTGTTTTAGGCGGAACATTTTTAAACTTAAATGAACGACCAATTACTCAAAAAGCAAATTATGGTACCGAGCCTATAAACAATACTATTATTGGTTTTAATGGAAATTACGCTACAAAGGTTCCATTTTTAACACGTTTGGTTAATAAGTTGCCAAATATAGATACCGATGCCGAATCTAACTTTTCTGTCCGTGGTGAAGTTGCTTATTTACTACCAGGTTCTCCTAGCGGAACGGACTTAAATGGTGAAGCAACATCCTATATAGACGATTTTGAAGGATCGCAAAATTCAATAGATTTACGTTCGCAACAATCTTGGTTTTTATCTAGTAGACCTGTTGGTTTAAATACGCCTACTAATGGGAATGAGGATGATAATGGTATCCAAAATGGTTATCAACGTGCCATGTTAAACTGGTATTCTATAGATCCTGTCTTTTATACAAGCCAAAGACCAGATGATATTACAGATGAAGATATGTCTAGCCTTTATACAAGTCGTGTTTTTATAAACGAGTTGTTTCCAGATCGAGATTTAGTTCAAGGGCAAAATTCTGTAATTTACACGTTAGATTTAGCATATTATCCACAAGAGCGTGGACCTTATAATTACGATCCTGCTGCTGCCGATGGTATTGATGCTGTAGAAGCTAGAGATAGTTGGGCGGGTATAACACGCCAGTTAACTTCAACAGATTTTGAACAACAAAACGTGGAATATATCGAGTTTTGGTTACAAGATCCTTTTCAAGAAAACCAAACTAATCCAGGAGGTAAACTAGTTTTTAACTTGGGGAATATCTCGGAAGATATTATAAAAGATGGTAGAAAGTTATATGAAAATGGATTGCCTGATGATGGTAATATCGATTTGCTTCAAAAAACAGCTTGGGGAACGGTAGTGCCTCAAAATCAATCTTTAATCTATGCATTCGATTCTACGGGAGATGAGCGTACCAATCAAGATGTTGGTTACGATGGATATCCAGATTCTGGAGAAACACCGGTAATTGCCGACGATCCAGAACTTACCGCAATCTATAATAACTACAGTGGTTTAGATGATCCTGCAAATGATAACTACGAGTATTTTTTAAACGCCGAAGGAGATATTTTTGATCGTTATAAAAAATATAATGGGGTTGAAGGCAACACACCAGACACATTTAGTGATACCGACCGTGGTGCTAATACTCAACCTGATGTAGAAGATATTAATCGTGATAATACCATGAACACGATTGATAGTTATTATGAATATGAATTAGATATTCAGCCACAATATTTACCAAAATCAAGTGCGGAATTTGATAATATTTCAGATGCCAATCCTTTAAAAGAATATTTAAGAGATTTTAAAGATCAACCTAGAACGTTGCCAAACGGAGAAAGTGTTAATGTAAGATGGTACCAAATTAGAATTCCTGTTGAAGGGAATGATAGAGTTGCTGTTGGAGGTATTAGTGATTTACGTTCGGTACGTTTTTCAAGAATATATCTAAAAGATTTTGTTCAACCTACTATTTTTCGTTTTGGAACTTTAGATCTAGTTAGAAGTGATTGGCGTCGATACGCACAGACTTTGAACGATGATATACCTTACGATTCGAGTATTGATTTTTCTGTTGAAATTATTGGTACCATTGAAAACGATGGAAGTTATGAGAGACCTCCGGGAATTGAACCAGAAGAACTTTATAATAACAATACGGTAGTTGAGCAAAATGAACAGTCGTTGGTGCTTAAGGCTTGTGGTTTAGAAGCAGAAGACTCTAGAGCAGTTTATAAAAATGTAAGTTTTGATATGCGCCAGTATAAGCGTTTAAGAATGTTTATGCATGCCGATGATGATGACTCTGGCAATTTAGATGATGAAGAGTTAGTTGGATTTATTAGAATGGGTAATGATTTAACAGAGAATTACTATCAAATAGAAATTCCATTACAGGTTTCTCAATCTACTACAAGAGATGGCTTGTGGCCAACAGCTAATGAAATTAATATTCCTATTGAGATTTTAGGGAAAGTTAAAGCTCAAGGGATTTCAGATATGTCTTTGGCTAACGAAGATCCAACATTCTATGATGTTATAGGGGATGATATTCAAATAGTGTCCGATGAATTTAGTGGCTATACACTAGGGCAACATCGTGTAGGTATTAAAGGAAATCCAAATTTTGGAGACATTAGAACCCTTATGGTCGGTGTTAAAAATATTTCTAGTGATAAAGGTGATGTTTGTGGAGCTGTTTGGTTTAACGAAATGCGCTTGTCTGATATGGATAATGAAGGTGGTTGGGCTGCTGTAGTAAGTATGGATACCAACTTTGCAGATTTTGCTAGTATTAGTGCTACAGGAAGTCAAAGCACCTCTGGTTTTGGTGCATTAGAGCAAGGGCCGAGTCAACGTAGTTTAGAAGACGTTAAGCAATACGATGTTGTTACTAATGTTAACGTGGGGCAGTTGTTACCTAAAAAATGGGGTATTCAAATACCATTTAATTACGGGCAAAGTGAAGAATTAATTACGCCAAAATACGATCAATTCTACGAAGATTTAACTTTAGATTCTAGATTAGACGCTGCCGTAACTGAAGTGGATAAAGATAAAATTAAAAAGCAATCTGAAGATTATACCAAACGCCAAAGTATTAATTTAATTGGTGTTCGAAAGAATAGAACAGGTGAAGCAAAGCCACGTTTTTACGATGTAGAGAATGTTACTTTAAATTATTCTTATAATAAAGTAGAACATCGCGATTTCGAAATAGAAAATTCAGTTAGTAAAACAGTGCGTGTTGGTGCAAATTATGCGCATAACTTCAACCCAGTTACTATTCAACCTTTTAAAAAGAACGATTCTTTATTTACCGGAAAATATTGGAAGATTTTAAAAGATTTCAACTTAAACCTGTTGCCTTCTAGTTTTACAATTAATACAGATTTAAATCGTCAGTTTAATAGACAAAAATTTAGAGATGCCGATTTATCGGATGGATCAAATATTGAAATTGAAGAATTGTTTAGAAGAAATTATACTTTCGATTTTCAGTATACTGTAAATTACAATTTAACCGAGTCGCTTCAGTTTAACTTTACAGCTTCTAACAATAACATTGTTCGTAATTATTTTCAAGATAATATTATTAATGGTGAGCAAGATCCAACGCTTGATGTTTGGGATGGTTTTTTAGATTTTGGAGATCCAAACAGGCAAATGCAAAACCTTGGATTAACCTATCAATTACCACTTAATAAAATTCCAGTATTTAGTTTTGTTAATGCTACTTACCAATATACGGGTAACTTTCAATGGCAAAAAGGATCAGATTTATATGGTAGTCTTGAACTAGATGGCGAAACTTACGATTTGGGTAACACCATTCAAAATGCCAATACGCATAATATTAATACATCTTTTGATATGAATAAGTTGTATAAATATATTGGGTTAGTTAAAAAGCCAATTAGACGTGTGCGAACAAGAACAACGGGGCCTCCAACTGGTAAATCGTCTGCAAAAGATAAAAAGCAACCTAAAGTTAAAAGTCAATCGACTACCAAGTTATTAAATGCAGGTATAGATATACTAACATCGGTTAAAAGGGTACAATTTAATTACTCTGAAAATAATGGTACATATTTACCAGGTTACACGCAAACACCTGGTTTCTTAGGGACACTTAAACCTACTTTTGGTTATACTTTTGGTAGCCAAGCTGACATTAGAAGTTTAGCGGCAAGAAACGGTTGGCTTACGGTTTATCAAGATTTTAATCAACAATTTACATCTACTAATACGAAACAGTTAGATGTTTCTGCAAGTTTAGAGCCTGTAAAGGATTTAAAAATTGATATTGTAGGTAATAGAACTTATTATAAAAACTTCACCGAAAATTATAGAGTAGATGTTAATAACGATAACCAATACATTGGGTTAACACCAAACACATTTGGGAATTTTAATATATCTACACTTTTAATTAAAACAGCTTTTAGTAAAAGTGATGAAACAGTATCCGATGCTTTTAACGATTTTAGAAGTAACCGACTTATTATTGCGCGCCGTTTAGCGGCTCAAAATGGAGCAGATGTAAACGATTTAGATGACGAAGGTTATCCAAAAGGTTTTGGTAAAAATAGTCAAAACGTATTGCTGCCAGCATTTTTAGCGGCATATGCAGGTACAGATGCAAGCAAAGTAAACATGAGCGCTTTTAGAGATGTTCCAATACCTAACTGGGATTTAAAATATTCTGGTTTCATGAAAATGGCATGGTTTAAAAAGCGTTTTAAACGTTTTTCATTAACACATGGTTACCGCTCTACATATACTATTAACCAGTTTCAGACTAATTTAGATTATAATGAAGTAGATTTCTCTCTGCCTTATGATGATCAGCCAGATGATACTAAAGATCAGTCTGGGAATTATAAAAGCGAGCGTTTGTTTAGTAATATAAACCTAACGGAAATGTTTAGCCCTTTAGTAAGAATAGATATGGAAATGAAAAACTCTGTAAAAATTCTAGCTGAAATTAAAAAGGACCGTTTGATATCCTTAAGTTTCGATAATAATTTAATGACGGAGATTATTGGTAACGAATTCATTTTAGGTTTAGGGTATAGAATTAAAGATTTAAGAATTAGATCGAATCTAGCTGGACCGCAAAAACGTATTGTTAGCGATTTAAACATGAAAGCAGATATATCTATTCGTGATAATAAAACAATTATTCGTTATTTAGATTTAGAAAATAATCAAGTTACTTCGGGTCAAACCATTTGGGGATTAAAATATTCGGCCGATTATGCCTTCAGTAAAAACCTAACGGGTATCTTTTATTTCGATTATTCATTCTCTGAATACGCTATTTCTACTGCGTTTCCATTAACAACTATTCGTTCTGGTTTTACCATTAGATATAATTTTGGGAATTAA
- the gcvH gene encoding glycine cleavage system protein GcvH, whose protein sequence is MNIPSELKYTKDHEWIKVDGDVVTIGITDFAQSELGDIVYVEVETLDETLEAEEVFGTVEAVKTVSDLFLPVSGEIIEFNEALEDEPENVNTDPYGAGWMIKVKCSDVSQIDGLMSADDYKALIGA, encoded by the coding sequence ATGAATATTCCATCAGAATTAAAGTACACAAAAGACCACGAGTGGATAAAGGTTGACGGCGATGTTGTGACAATTGGTATTACCGATTTTGCACAAAGTGAGCTAGGCGATATTGTTTATGTTGAAGTAGAAACTCTTGACGAAACTTTAGAAGCTGAAGAAGTTTTTGGAACGGTAGAAGCTGTAAAAACAGTTTCAGATTTATTTTTACCAGTTTCAGGTGAAATTATAGAGTTTAATGAAGCTTTAGAAGATGAACCAGAAAATGTAAATACAGATCCTTATGGAGCTGGATGGATGATTAAAGTAAAATGTTCTGATGTTTCTCAAATCGATGGGTTAATGTCTGCAGACGATTATAAAGCATTAATTGGTGCTTAA
- the ruvA gene encoding Holliday junction branch migration protein RuvA produces MITHIQGKLVEKNPTHVVIDCNGVGYMLNISLHTFSNIPDAEQLKLFTHLQVKEDSHTLYGFSSVAEREMFRLLLSVSGIGASIARTMLSSLTPKQVREGIATGDVALIQSIKGIGAKTAQRVILDLKDKVLKIYDIDEVSVSQGNTNKDEALSALEVLGFVKKQAERVVEKIVMAEPDASVESIIKQALKKL; encoded by the coding sequence ATGATAACACACATTCAAGGTAAATTAGTAGAAAAAAACCCAACACATGTTGTAATAGACTGCAACGGTGTTGGTTATATGTTAAATATATCATTACATACATTTTCAAACATACCAGATGCGGAACAATTAAAATTGTTTACGCATCTTCAGGTTAAAGAGGATTCACATACATTGTATGGGTTTTCGTCTGTGGCCGAGCGAGAAATGTTTAGATTGTTATTATCTGTTAGTGGTATTGGAGCAAGTATTGCACGAACCATGTTGTCTTCGTTAACACCAAAGCAGGTGCGCGAAGGTATTGCAACTGGCGATGTGGCACTTATTCAATCTATAAAAGGGATTGGAGCTAAAACAGCACAGCGCGTTATACTCGATTTGAAAGATAAAGTATTGAAAATTTATGATATAGATGAAGTTTCTGTTTCTCAAGGCAATACCAATAAGGATGAAGCGTTATCTGCTTTAGAAGTGCTTGGTTTTGTTAAAAAACAAGCCGAACGTGTTGTGGAAAAAATTGTAATGGCCGAACCCGATGCATCGGTAGAATCTATTATAAAACAAGCTCTAAAAAAATTATAG
- a CDS encoding energy transducer TonB, whose translation MEPKKNPKANVGRNSSLYFAIGLALMLFLTNYAINFKTYDDVITDIGVVSMDEIEEEEIPITNLMQTPPPPPPPPAAPDVIEIVEDEVEIEETIIESTEVDQETEIVEVEEIEVAEVDEDIEVPFAVIENVPVFPGCEKGNNAAKKACMSEKIQKFVTKKFNTELASELGLSGRQRINVIFKIDKTGNVVGVRSRAPHPGLEKEAARVINMLPKMKPGMQRGKAVTVPYSLPIVFQVQD comes from the coding sequence ATGGAACCTAAAAAAAATCCTAAAGCAAATGTTGGACGTAATAGTTCACTGTATTTTGCAATCGGCTTAGCGTTAATGTTATTCTTAACGAACTATGCTATTAATTTCAAAACTTATGATGACGTAATTACCGATATAGGAGTGGTAAGTATGGACGAAATAGAAGAGGAAGAAATTCCAATTACTAATCTAATGCAAACGCCTCCACCACCGCCACCGCCACCAGCAGCTCCAGATGTTATCGAGATTGTTGAAGATGAAGTGGAAATCGAAGAAACTATTATAGAATCTACAGAGGTTGATCAAGAAACAGAAATTGTTGAGGTTGAAGAAATAGAAGTTGCAGAGGTTGATGAAGATATCGAAGTACCTTTTGCTGTTATTGAAAACGTGCCTGTTTTTCCAGGTTGCGAAAAAGGTAACAACGCAGCTAAAAAAGCTTGTATGTCTGAAAAAATTCAAAAATTCGTTACTAAAAAGTTCAATACTGAATTAGCTAGTGAATTAGGTTTATCAGGAAGACAACGTATCAACGTAATCTTCAAAATCGACAAAACAGGAAATGTTGTTGGAGTTCGCTCAAGAGCACCACACCCAGGTTTAGAAAAAGAAGCAGCACGTGTTATTAACATGTTGCCTAAAATGAAACCAGGTATGCAACGTGGAAAAGCAGTAACAGTACCTTACTCTTTACCTATTGTATTCCAAGTTCAAGATTAA
- a CDS encoding energy transducer TonB: protein MSNPKKTHELIRQNEQIVKKSQKHDANLQKNSTLYFQVGLIICLFMVYGLLEMKFESEIPKESSFNFDPEPEEIRIENFKIYVEPVREVQPEPKKSTKLIDKVEEIDNDAPLEEAMNIKTADQNTTSKPIAIGDIIVEGPPVDQPPVDFVSVEEVPVYPGCENKKTNLDKRKCMSEKITKLVQRKFDTNLGSELGLSGKQVIRTQFKIDKTGHVTDIKTRGTHPDLEKEAERVINNIPEMTPGKQRDKNVGVIYTLPIVFSVQ from the coding sequence ATGAGTAATCCAAAGAAAACTCACGAACTCATTCGGCAAAATGAGCAAATCGTGAAAAAATCGCAAAAGCATGATGCAAATTTACAAAAAAACTCTACGCTTTACTTTCAGGTGGGCTTAATCATCTGTTTATTTATGGTGTATGGTCTTCTTGAAATGAAGTTTGAGTCGGAAATTCCCAAAGAAAGTAGTTTCAATTTTGATCCCGAACCTGAGGAGATTCGAATTGAAAACTTCAAAATTTATGTCGAACCAGTAAGAGAGGTTCAACCAGAACCTAAAAAATCGACTAAATTAATTGATAAGGTAGAAGAAATTGATAATGATGCGCCGCTTGAAGAAGCTATGAATATTAAAACGGCCGATCAGAACACAACGTCTAAACCTATTGCTATTGGAGATATTATAGTTGAAGGTCCACCAGTTGATCAGCCTCCAGTAGATTTTGTTAGCGTTGAAGAAGTGCCTGTTTATCCGGGATGCGAAAACAAAAAAACAAACTTAGATAAACGTAAATGTATGTCTGAGAAAATAACAAAGTTGGTTCAGAGAAAATTTGATACTAATTTAGGTAGCGAGCTTGGTTTGTCTGGAAAACAAGTGATTAGAACTCAGTTTAAAATTGATAAAACAGGCCATGTTACCGATATTAAAACTCGAGGAACTCATCCTGATTTAGAGAAAGAAGCAGAACGTGTTATTAATAACATTCCGGAAATGACACCGGGAAAGCAACGTGACAAAAATGTAGGTGTTATTTATACCTTACCAATAGTGTTTAGTGTGCAGTAG
- a CDS encoding VanZ family protein, whose amino-acid sequence MLKKSAIVLAVLYTVALAAACLMSLKDMPKVNVSNGDKIFHFGAYVVFTILWYAAFIFNFKLEKMKALLYATVFAVVFGIVIEVLQDTMTDYRAMDIYDVVANSLGALLTALILWRINKLQVKKQ is encoded by the coding sequence GTGCTTAAAAAATCGGCAATAGTCTTAGCGGTATTATATACTGTTGCTTTGGCAGCAGCTTGTTTAATGTCTCTTAAAGATATGCCAAAAGTAAATGTTTCGAATGGAGATAAAATTTTCCATTTTGGAGCTTATGTAGTTTTTACTATTTTGTGGTATGCTGCTTTTATTTTCAACTTTAAGTTGGAAAAAATGAAAGCTTTATTATATGCAACTGTATTTGCTGTTGTTTTTGGTATAGTTATTGAGGTATTACAAGATACTATGACTGACTATCGCGCCATGGATATCTATGATGTAGTAGCAAACTCCTTGGGAGCATTACTCACAGCTTTGATATTGTGGCGAATAAACAAATTACAAGTTAAAAAGCAATAA